From Panicum hallii strain FIL2 chromosome 2, PHallii_v3.1, whole genome shotgun sequence, a single genomic window includes:
- the LOC112879989 gene encoding putative F-box/LRR-repeat protein At3g58880 has protein sequence MATDVTTGEGEGESTGVEEEDLISRLPDGVLGDIVSVLPTRDAARTQVLSSRWCPIWRTAPLNLDIRGYIVAGGGRRVSAGKISRILSKHDGPGRRFCAPLECFFDLGGRYAGALDTWLRSPALTGLQELEFHLGLPRWRATPPPLPAPVHRLASTLRVASFGGCAFPDGNGGALRLPVLQKLSLLDVKISEGTLHALLAGCSVLESLLLGDNNGCSLVRIVSQSLKSIGLRPGPGEIKVKQLLIEDAPCLERLLLLGSGFSMGMVISVIRAPRLHALGQLAAYDPTLEFGTTVFQGSQIVSVATMVQNVKILAITQLDLSLDVVINFLKCFPCLEKLYIKVTKLIIP, from the exons ATGGCGACGGACGTGACCACAggcgagggcgagggcgagAGCACAGGAGTGGAGGAAGAGGATCTCATCAGCCGGCTGCCCGACGGCGTCCTCGGCGACATCGTGTCCGTGCTCCCCACCAGGGACGCCGCCCGCACGCAGGTGCTCTCCTCCCGCTGGTGCCCCATCTGGCGCACAGCTCCACTCAACCTGGACATCCGCGGCTAcatcgtcgccggcggcggcaggcgcgtCAGCGCCGGCAAGATCTCGCGCATCCTCTCCAAGCACGacggccccggccgccgcttcTGCGCCCCGCTCGAGTGCTTCTTCGACCTAGGCGGCCGCTACGCCGGGGCACTGGACACCTGGCTCCGGTCCCCCGCCCTCACCGGCCTCCAGGAGCTCGAGTTCCACCTGGGCCTTCCGCGCTGGagggcgacgccgccgccgctaccgGCGCCAGTCCACCGCCTCGCGTCCACCCTTCGCGTCGCCAGCTTCGGCGGCTGCGCCTTCCCCGACGGAAACGGCGGCGCGCTCCGCTTGCCGGTTCTCCAGAAGCTGAGCCTCTTGGATGTCAAGATCTCGGAGGGCACCCTGCATGCCTTGCTCGCCGGCTGCTCTGTGCTTGAGAGCTTGCTGCTAGGTGACAACAATGGCTGCTCTCTCGTCCGGATCGTGTCCCAAAGCCTCAAAAGCATCGGCCTGCGTCCTGGTCCGGGAGAGATCAAGGTGAAACAGCTCCTCATCGAGGATGCCCCATGTCTTGAGAGATTGCTTCTTTTAGGATCAGGGTTTAGCATGGGAATGGTCATCTCGGTAATCCGGGCGCCAAGATTGCATGCTCTGGGGCAACTGGCAGCTTACGACCCTACCCTTGAGTTTGGCACCACAGTGTTTCAG GGATCGCAGATTGTTAGCGTGGCGACAATGGTGCAAAATGTGAAGATTTTAGCTATCACACAGTTGGATCTTAGTTTGGATGTGGTCA